Proteins encoded in a region of the Bubalus bubalis isolate 160015118507 breed Murrah chromosome 9, NDDB_SH_1, whole genome shotgun sequence genome:
- the HNRNPA0 gene encoding heterogeneous nuclear ribonucleoprotein A0 gives MENSQLCKLFIGGLNVQTSESGLRGHFEAFGTLTDCVVVVNPQTKRSRCFGFVTYSNVEEADAAMAASPHAVDGNTVELKRAVSREDSARPGAHAKVKKLFVGGLKGDVAEGDLIEHFSQFGTVEKAEIIADKQSGKKRGFGFVYFQNHDAADKAAVVKFHPIQGHRVEVKKAVPKEDIHSGGGGGGSRSSRGGRGGRGRGGGRDQNGLSKGGGGGYNSYGGYGGGGYNAYGGGGGGGSSYGGSDYGNGFGGFGSYSQHQSSYGPMKSGGGGGGGGSSWGGRSNSGPYRGGYGGGGGYGGSSF, from the coding sequence ATGGAGAATTCTCAACTGTGTAAGCTGTTCATCGGCGGCCTCAACGTGCAGACGAGTGAGTCCGGCCTGCGCGGCCACTTTGAGGCCTTTGGGACCCTGACAGACTGCGTAGTGGTGGTGAACCCCCAGACCAAGCGCTCCCGTTGCTTTGGCTTCGTGACCTACTCCAATGTGGAGGAGGCCGATGCCGCCATGGCCGCCTCGCCTCATGCGGTGGACGGCAACACGGTGGAGCTGAAGCGGGCGGTGTCCCGGGAGGATTCGGCGCGGCCCGGTGCTCACGCCAAGGTGAAGAAGCTCTTTGTTGGGGGCCTTAAGGGAGACGTGGCCGAGGGCGACCTGATCGAGCACTTCTCGCAGTTTGGCACCGTGGAAAAGGCCGAGATTATTGCCGACAAGCAGTCCGGCAAGAAGCGTGGCTTCGGCTTCGTGTATTTTCAGAATCACGACGCGGCAGACAAGGCCGCGGTGGTCAAGTTCCATCCGATCCAGGGCCATCGCGTGGAGGTGAAGAAGGCTGTCCCCAAGGAGGATATCCACTCCGGTGGGGGCGGAGGCGGCTCCCGGTCCTCCCGTGGCGGCCGCGGCGGCCGGGGTCGGGGCGGTGGTCGTGACCAGAACGGCCTGTCtaagggcggcggcggcggttaTAACAGCTACGGTGGTTACGGCGGCGGCGGCTACAACGCCtacggaggcggcggcggcggcggctcgtCCTACGGTGGAAGCGACTACGGTAACGGTTTCGGCGGTTTCGGCAGCTACAGCCAGCACCAGTCGTCCTATGGGCCCATGaagagcggcggcggcggcggcggcggaggcagCAGCTGGGGAGGTCGCAGCAACAGTGGACCTTACAGAGGTGGCTATGGCGGTGGGGGTGGGTATGGAGGCAGCtccttctaa